In ANME-2 cluster archaeon, a single window of DNA contains:
- a CDS encoding glycosyltransferase family 2 protein has translation RTNLLKKITIDPDAYADDSDMLFKVIRSGYRVVYEPKAIVYERVPLSVKGRIIQKMKRINGLRRVYSKNLDMLGKGRFGRIIYPYALLTHIVSPVIVLLLTVLYPMVAIQNPAYLVFLVFFILPKMGETVRSFVITQLIMNFSSFIPTSGSWEAVEDVRYNINQDI, from the coding sequence TCAGGACAAACCTGTTAAAGAAAATAACGATCGACCCCGATGCCTATGCAGACGATTCGGACATGCTCTTCAAGGTGATCAGATCGGGCTATCGTGTGGTGTACGAACCAAAAGCCATTGTATATGAACGTGTCCCATTGAGTGTAAAAGGTCGTATTATCCAGAAGATGAAACGGATAAACGGATTGAGAAGAGTATACAGTAAGAATCTCGATATGCTTGGAAAAGGACGATTTGGAAGAATCATCTATCCATACGCTCTTCTGACACATATCGTCTCTCCAGTGATAGTTCTATTACTAACTGTTCTTTATCCAATGGTCGCCATACAAAACCCTGCATACCTGGTATTTCTGGTATTTTTCATCCTGCCTAAAATGGGTGAAACCGTCCGATCCTTCGTGATTACCCAGCTCATCATGAACTTTTCATCCTTCATCCCAACATCTGGCTCATGGGAAGCAGTTGAAGATGTAAGATACAACATAAACCAGGATATTTAA